GCGCGGGCGCAGTGCTCACCGATACGACCGGGCATCAGACGATTGACGCGAGCGACATCATCGCGAGCGTCGGGCATTGTCATCCGCGCCACGTTGCGGCGTTACAGCAAGCCGCCACGCAGATGATCACCGGCAAAGGCAGTCTCGCGAACCCGAGTCGCGCTTTACTGATCACGCGCCTGGTCGGACTGACGCCGGATAATCTCGTCCAGGTTTTTCTCGCGACGAGCGGCAGTGAGATCGTCGAATGGGCAATTCGCATCGCGCGGCGTGCGAGCGGACGCCATGAGATTCTTTCGTTTTGGGGCGGCTTGTACGGTCGCACAATCGGCGCGCAAAGTCTCACCGGCATACAGCGGCGCAAGCGCCAATTCGGACCCATGTTGCCTGGCGTCTTTCACGCGCCGTACGCGTACTGCTATCGCTGTCCGTTCGAGAAAAAATTTGAGGACTGTAATTTCTACTGTATCAAGTTTCTCGACCGCCTGCTCGACGCCGCGAGCACCGGCGATCTTGCCGCGCTGATCGTCGAGCCGTATCAAGGTGTCGGTGGGATTATTTTTCCGCCGGAAGGTTATTTGCCGCGATTGGAAAAATGGGCGCGCGAGCGCGGCATCATATTCATCCTTGATGAAATTCAATCATCGTTCGGTCGCACCGGCAAAATGCTCGCGCTCGAATGGGAGCATCTCCGCCCGGAAATTTTGTGCCTGGGCAAAGGTCTGGGCGGCGGCATTTCGATTGCCGCGCTC
The genomic region above belongs to Chloroflexota bacterium and contains:
- a CDS encoding aspartate aminotransferase family protein, with the protein product MTLTNNPDYLALAEKYDADFNPANQRIVIERGAGAVLTDTTGHQTIDASDIIASVGHCHPRHVAALQQAATQMITGKGSLANPSRALLITRLVGLTPDNLVQVFLATSGSEIVEWAIRIARRASGRHEILSFWGGLYGRTIGAQSLTGIQRRKRQFGPMLPGVFHAPYAYCYRCPFEKKFEDCNFYCIKFLDRLLDAASTGDLAALIVEPYQGVGGIIFPPEGYLPRLEKWARERGIIFILDEIQSSFGRTGKMLALEWEHLRPEILCLGKGLGGGISIAALVAEAKLIASLKPGELSGGNGGNPFACASALAVIDIIEDEKLNAHAFEIGEYWLGRMREWQNEFAIIGDVRGRGVCLAMEFVKDRMTKEPLRGFANKLGEACYAKGVFVPGSDHILTIRPPLVITFAQAERVANVIEETLRELTGV